One part of the Glycine max cultivar Williams 82 chromosome 14, Glycine_max_v4.0, whole genome shotgun sequence genome encodes these proteins:
- the LOC102664495 gene encoding uncharacterized protein isoform X2: MASMASSSSFCNLKFITKPNNGRRSSLRRIVFCQKHHDDTPTDQINRRELILRSSEIATIGAIFNFGGKKPDYLGVQKNPPALALCPPTKNCVSTSENISDRTHYAPPWNYNPEGRKKPVSREEAMEELIDVIESTTPDKFSPRIVERKEDYIRVEYQSSILGFVDDVEFWFPPGKGSTVEYRSASRLGNFDFDVNRKRIKALRQELEKKGWTSQDTI; encoded by the exons ATGGCTTCAATGGCATCTTCAAGCTCCTTCTGCAACCTCAAGTTTatcaccaaacccaacaatggtAGAAGAAGCTCTCTTCGCCGTATTGTATTTTGTCAGAAGCATCACGATGACACACCCACCGACCAAATCAACCGAAG AGAACTCATATTGAGAAGCAGCGAAATAGCGACCATTGGTGCCATCTTCAACTTCGG TGGGAAAAAACCTGATTATCTTGGAGTGCAGAAAAACCCACCAGCATTAGCTCTGTGTCCGCCAACTAAGAACTGCGTGTCAACCTCTGAGAATATCAGCGATCGCACACATTATGCTCCTCCATG gAACTATAATCCTGAAGGAAGGAAAAAACCTGTGAGCAGAGAGGAAGCAATGGAGGAACTGATAGACGTG ATCGAATCAACAACACCAGACAAATTTTCACCACggatagttgaaaggaaagaagaCTATATTCGTGTGGAGTACCAAAGCTCAATCTTGGGG TTTGTGGATGATGTTGAGTTCTGGTTTCCACCCGGTAAGGGTTCTACTGTGGAGTATCGATCTGCATCTCGGTTGGGAaactttgattttgatgtgaacagaaaaagaataaag GCACTGAGACAAGAGTTGGAGAAGAAAGGATGGACATCTCAAGATACCATATGA
- the LOC102664495 gene encoding uncharacterized protein isoform X1: MASMASSSSFCNLKFITKPNNGRRSSLRRIVFCQKHHDDTPTDQINRRELILRSSEIATIGAIFNFGGKKPDYLGVQKNPPALALCPPTKNCVSTSENISDRTHYAPPCFFFRNYNPEGRKKPVSREEAMEELIDVIESTTPDKFSPRIVERKEDYIRVEYQSSILGFVDDVEFWFPPGKGSTVEYRSASRLGNFDFDVNRKRIKALRQELEKKGWTSQDTI; this comes from the exons ATGGCTTCAATGGCATCTTCAAGCTCCTTCTGCAACCTCAAGTTTatcaccaaacccaacaatggtAGAAGAAGCTCTCTTCGCCGTATTGTATTTTGTCAGAAGCATCACGATGACACACCCACCGACCAAATCAACCGAAG AGAACTCATATTGAGAAGCAGCGAAATAGCGACCATTGGTGCCATCTTCAACTTCGG TGGGAAAAAACCTGATTATCTTGGAGTGCAGAAAAACCCACCAGCATTAGCTCTGTGTCCGCCAACTAAGAACTGCGTGTCAACCTCTGAGAATATCAGCGATCGCACACATTATGCTCCTCCATG tttctttttcaggAACTATAATCCTGAAGGAAGGAAAAAACCTGTGAGCAGAGAGGAAGCAATGGAGGAACTGATAGACGTG ATCGAATCAACAACACCAGACAAATTTTCACCACggatagttgaaaggaaagaagaCTATATTCGTGTGGAGTACCAAAGCTCAATCTTGGGG TTTGTGGATGATGTTGAGTTCTGGTTTCCACCCGGTAAGGGTTCTACTGTGGAGTATCGATCTGCATCTCGGTTGGGAaactttgattttgatgtgaacagaaaaagaataaag GCACTGAGACAAGAGTTGGAGAAGAAAGGATGGACATCTCAAGATACCATATGA
- the LOC100813665 gene encoding glucose-induced degradation protein 8 homolog isoform X2 translates to MDVDPRQYEQIAINENDVNNIILSYLIHNCYKESSESFISCTGMKQPADHLENMEKRKRIFHHALEGNVLKAIELTGQLAQDILENNNDLLFDLLSLHFVDLVCSKKWTEALEFAQTKLSPYSVKEQKYMDKIEGFMSLLAYENPVECPMFHLIGLDYRQQVVDSLNQTILAHFNLPIHTAMERLIQQTSVVRQCLSQEDGGPPPFSLKDFLKSR, encoded by the exons ATGGACGTTGATCCTCGCCAATACGAACAAATT GCTATAAATGAAAACGATGTCAACAACATCATTCTGTCATACCTTATACATAATTGCTACAAAGAGTCGTCAGAGTCATTCATTTCTTGCACTGGGATGAAGCAGCCTGCAGATCATTTGGAGAacatggaaaaaagaaaaa GAATCTTTCACCATGCATTGGAGGGAAATGTACTTAAGGCTATTGAGCTCACGGGGCAGCTGGCACAGGATATTCTGGAGAACAATAACGATTTGCTGTTTGATCTTCTAAGCCTTCATTTTGTAGACCTTGTCTGCTCTAAGAAATG GACAGAAGCTTTAGAGTTTGCTCAGACCAAGTTGAGTCCTTATAGTGTGAAGGAGCAGAAATATATGGACAAAATAGAA GGTTTTATGTCCCTTCTTGCTTATGAGAATCCAGTGGAATGCCCAATGTTTCATCTGATCGGCTTAGACTATCGGCAACAAGTTGTGGATAGTTTAAATCAAACTATTCTCG CACACTTTAACCTTCCCATCCACACTGCCATGGAGCGGCTTATACAACAGACCTCAGTAGTTAGACAATGCTTAAGCCAGGAG GATGGGGGGCCTCCACCATTTTCCTTGAAGGATTTTCTTAAAAGTCGATGA
- the LOC100813665 gene encoding glucose-induced degradation protein 8 homolog isoform X3, with product MDVDPRQYEQIAINENDVNNIILSYLIHNCYKESSESFISCTGMKQPADHLENMEKRKRIFHHALEGNVLKAIELTGQLAQDILENNNDLLFDLLSLHFVDLVCSKKWTEALEFAQTKLSPYSVKEQKYMDKIEGFMSLLAYENPVECPMFHLIGLDYRQQVVDSLNQTILGWGASTIFLEGFS from the exons ATGGACGTTGATCCTCGCCAATACGAACAAATT GCTATAAATGAAAACGATGTCAACAACATCATTCTGTCATACCTTATACATAATTGCTACAAAGAGTCGTCAGAGTCATTCATTTCTTGCACTGGGATGAAGCAGCCTGCAGATCATTTGGAGAacatggaaaaaagaaaaa GAATCTTTCACCATGCATTGGAGGGAAATGTACTTAAGGCTATTGAGCTCACGGGGCAGCTGGCACAGGATATTCTGGAGAACAATAACGATTTGCTGTTTGATCTTCTAAGCCTTCATTTTGTAGACCTTGTCTGCTCTAAGAAATG GACAGAAGCTTTAGAGTTTGCTCAGACCAAGTTGAGTCCTTATAGTGTGAAGGAGCAGAAATATATGGACAAAATAGAA GGTTTTATGTCCCTTCTTGCTTATGAGAATCCAGTGGAATGCCCAATGTTTCATCTGATCGGCTTAGACTATCGGCAACAAGTTGTGGATAGTTTAAATCAAACTATTCTCG GATGGGGGGCCTCCACCATTTTCCTTGAAGGATTTTCTTAA
- the LOC100813665 gene encoding glucose-induced degradation protein 8 homolog isoform X1: protein MDVDPRQYEQIAINENDVNNIILSYLIHNCYKESSESFISCTGMKQPADHLENMEKRKRIFHHALEGNVLKAIELTGQLAQDILENNNDLLFDLLSLHFVDLVCSKKWTEALEFAQTKLSPYSVKEQKYMDKIEGFMSLLAYENPVECPMFHLIGLDYRQQVVDSLNQTILAHFNLPIHTAMERLIQQTSVVRQCLSQEVRQLIIFLFQFVFGGSICWLFFTE, encoded by the exons ATGGACGTTGATCCTCGCCAATACGAACAAATT GCTATAAATGAAAACGATGTCAACAACATCATTCTGTCATACCTTATACATAATTGCTACAAAGAGTCGTCAGAGTCATTCATTTCTTGCACTGGGATGAAGCAGCCTGCAGATCATTTGGAGAacatggaaaaaagaaaaa GAATCTTTCACCATGCATTGGAGGGAAATGTACTTAAGGCTATTGAGCTCACGGGGCAGCTGGCACAGGATATTCTGGAGAACAATAACGATTTGCTGTTTGATCTTCTAAGCCTTCATTTTGTAGACCTTGTCTGCTCTAAGAAATG GACAGAAGCTTTAGAGTTTGCTCAGACCAAGTTGAGTCCTTATAGTGTGAAGGAGCAGAAATATATGGACAAAATAGAA GGTTTTATGTCCCTTCTTGCTTATGAGAATCCAGTGGAATGCCCAATGTTTCATCTGATCGGCTTAGACTATCGGCAACAAGTTGTGGATAGTTTAAATCAAACTATTCTCG CACACTTTAACCTTCCCATCCACACTGCCATGGAGCGGCTTATACAACAGACCTCAGTAGTTAGACAATGCTTAAGCCAGGAGGTTAGGCAATTGATAATTTTCCTGTTTCAGTTTGTTTTCGGTGGCAGCATATGTTGGCTATTTTTCACGGAATAG
- the LOC121172623 gene encoding lon protease 2, translated as MASFPIPQLLPSHTNHSLTCFSSNTNTLPLSSSLLRRRRTLDSLRCSASSEKQPHDDALELPLFPLPLVLFPGAILPLQIFEFRYRIMMHTLLHTDLRFGVIYNDAVSGTAEVGCVGEVVKHERLVDDRFFLVCKGQERFRVNDVVRTKPYLVGRVTWLEDRPSEINVGGDDVEGLAREVEGYMKDVIRLSNRLGGKKGENKEIGNLRRNLFPTPFSFFVGSTFEGAPREQQALLELEDTATRLKREKDTLKNTLNYLTAASAVKDAFPSSS; from the exons ATGGCATCATTTCCAATCCCACAGCTCCTACCATCTCACACCAACCACTCCTTAACTTGTTTCAGTAGTAACACTAACACTCTGCCGTTGTCATCCTCACTGTTGCGCCGTCGCCGGACTCTCGACTCTCTCCGATGCTCGGCGTCGTCGGAGAAGCAGCCCCACGACGACGCGCTGGAGCTCCCTCTCTTCCCTCTCCCTTTGGTCCTCTTCCCCGGTGCGATCCTCCCCCTCCAGATCTTCGAGTTCCGCTACCGCATCATGATGCACACGCTCCTCCATACCGACCTCCGCTTCGGCGTCATCTACAACGACGCCGTCTCGGGCACCGCCGAGGTCGGCTGCGTGGGCGAGGTCGTCAAACACGAGCGCCTCGTCGACGAcag GTTCTTCTTAGTGTGCAAGGGGCAGGAGCGGTTCCGCGTGAACGACGTCGTGCGGACGAAGCCGTACCTGGTGGGGCGGGTGACGTGGCTGGAAGACAGGCCGTCCGAGATTAATGTCGGAGGCGATGACGTGGAGGGGCTGGCGCGTGAGGTGGAAGGGTACATGAAGGACGTGATAAGGTTGTCGAATAGGTTGGGAGGGAAGAAGGGGGAGAATAAGGAGATTGGGAACTTGCGACGGAATCTTTTTCCGACGCCGTTTTCGTTCTTTGTCGGAAGCACGTTCGAGGGTGCTCCGAGGGAGCAACAAGCGCTTCTGGAGTTGGAGGACACTGCCACCAGGTTGAAGAGGGAAAAGGACACGTTGAAGAACACGCTTAATTACCTCACTGCTGCTTCTGCTGTTAAAGATGcctttccttcttcctcttaa
- the LOC100306506 gene encoding uncharacterized protein LOC100306506 (The RefSeq protein has 1 substitution compared to this genomic sequence): MAEEGQVVGVHTVDAWNQQLQNGKDSQKLIVVDFTASWCGPCRFIAPVLAEIARHAPQVIFLKVDVDEVRPVAEEYSIEAMPTFLFLKDGKIVDKVVGAKKEELQLTIAKHVSAAAASS, from the exons ATGGCTGAAGAGGGTCAGGTTGTCGGCGTCCACACCGTTGATGCGTGGAACCAGCAACTGCAGAATGGAAAAGACTCCCAAAAATTG ATTGTGGTGGATTTTACTGCTTCCTGGTGTGGTCCATGCCGTTTTATTGCCCCAGTTCTGGCAGAGATTGCTAGGCATACTCCTCAAGTGATCTTCCTCAAGGTGGATGTGGATGAAGTGAGG CCTGTTGCTGAGGAATATTCCATTGAGGCCATGCCAACCTTCCTCTTCTTGAAAGATGGCAAGATCGTGGATAAGGTTGTTGGTGCTAAGAAGGAGGAGCTGCAACTCACCATAGCCAAGCATGTATCTGCTGCTGCTGCTTCTTCTTGA
- the LOC100818981 gene encoding beta-galactosidase 5 has translation METNSVSKLLLLVFSVLFVGSELIHCSVTYDRKAIIINGQRRILISGSIHYPRSTPEMWEDLIRKAKDGGLDVIDTYVFWNVHEPSPGNYNFEGRNDLVRFIKTVQRVGLYVHLRIGPYVCAEWNFGGFPVWLKYVPGISFRTDNGPFKAAMQGFTQKIVQMMKNEKLFQSQGGPIILSQIENEYGPESGQLGAAGHAYTNWAAKMAVGLATGVPWVMCKQDDAPDPVINTCNGFYCDYFSPNKPYKPSLWTESWSGWFTEFGGPIYQRPVQDLAFAVARFVQKGGSLFNYYMYHGGTNFGRSAGGPFITTSYDYDAPIDEYGLIREPKYGHLKDLHKAIKQCEHALVSSDPTVTSLGTYEQAHVFSSKNGACAAFLANYHSNSAARVKFNNRNYDLPPWSISILPDCRTDVFNTARVSFQTSQIQMLPSNSRLLSWETYDEDVSSLAESSKITASGLLEQISTTRDTSDYLWYITSADISSSESFLRGRNKPSITVHSAGHAVHVFVNGQFSGSAFGTSEDRSCTFNGPVNLRAGTNKIALLSVAVGLPNVGFHFETWKAGITGVLLHGLDHGQKDLTWQKWSYQIGLKGEAMNLVSPNGVSSVDWVRDSLAVRSQSQLKWHKAYFNAPDGVEPLALDLSSMGKGQVWINGQSIGRYWMVYAKGACGSCNYAGTYRPAKCQLGCGQPTQRWYHVPRSWLKPTKNLIVVFEELGGNPWKIALVKRTIHTPAN, from the exons ATGGAAACCAACTCAGTTTCCAAGCTTCTGTTGCTTGTCTTCAGTGTTCTCTTTGTTGGTTCTGAGTTGATCCATTGCAGTGTCACCTATGATAGGAAGGCCATTATCATCAATGGCCAAAGGAGAATCCTCATCTCTGGCTCCATTCACTACCCCAGAAGCACCCCTGAA ATGTGGGAGGATCTAATTCGGAAGGCAAAAGACGGAGGCCTTGATGTCATCGACACTTATGTCTTTTGGAATGTTCATGAACCATCTCCTGGCAAT TACAATTTTGAAGGGAGGAACGATCTGGTACGGTTCATTAAGACAGTGCAAAGGGTGGGGCTCTATGTCCATCTTCGCATTGGACCTTATGTGTGTGCTGAGTGGAACTTTGG AGGATTTCCTGTTTGGTTGAAGTATGTTCCTGGCATCAGCTTCAGAACAGATAATGGCCCTTTTAAG gcTGCAATGCAAGGTTTTACTCAGAAAATAGTGCAGATGATGAAGAATGAAAAGTTATTTCAGTCTCAGGGTGGCCCAATCATTCTCTCTCAG ATTGAGAATGAGTATGGACCAGAAAGCGGGCAACTGGGAGCTGCTGGTCATGCATACACAAATTGGGCTGCAAAGATGGCCGTTGGATTAGCCACAGGTGTCCCCTGGGTGATGTGCAAGCAAGATGATGCCCCAGATCCAGTG ATAAATACATGTAATGGATTTTATTGTGATTATTTCTCTCCAAATAAACCATACAAGCCTAGCCTTTGGACTGAGTCTTGGAGTGGCTG GTTTACAGAATTTGGTGGTCCAATTTATCAGCGACCAGTTCAAGATCTAGCATTTGCAGTTGCTCGTTTCGTTCAAAAGGGTGGCTCACTTTTCAATTACTATATG TACCATGGAGGAACAAATTTTGGACGATCGGCTGGAGGGCCATTCATTACTACAAGCTATGACTATGATGCTCCAATTGATGAATACG GTTTGATCAGGGAACCTAAGTATGGTCATTTGAAGGACCTTCATAAAGCTATTAAGCAATGTGAACATGCTTTGGTTTCTTCAGATCCCACTGTCACATCATTAGGAACGTATGAGCAG GCTCATGTGTTCTCTTCAAAAAATGGAGCATGTGCAGCTTTTCTAGCAAACTACCATTCGAATTCTGCTGCAAGAGTGAAGTTCAATAACAGGAACTATGACTTGCCTCCTTGGTCAATAAGTATCCTCCCAGATTGTAGAACAGATGTATTTAACACTGCAAGA GTAAGTTTTCAAACTTCACAGATACAAATGTTGCCTAGCAATTCTAGGTTGTTATCATGGGAGACCTATGATGAAGATGTATCTTCGCTAGCCGAAAGTTCCAAGATTACAGCTTCTGGACTATTAGAACAGATCAGCACTACCAGAGACACTAGTGACTATCTATGGTATATAACCAG TGCTGACATAAGTTCATCAGAATCCTTTCTTAGAGGAAGGAACAAGCCCAGCATTACTGTGCATTCTGCAGGCCATGCTGTTCATGTGTTTGTTAATGGTCAATTTTCAG GCTCCGCTTTTGGGACAAGTGAAGACAGAAGTTGCACATTTAATGGCCCTGTCAACCTACGTGCAGGAACTAATAAAATAGCACTTCTCAGTGTTGCTGTTGGATTACCA aatGTTGGATTCCATTTTGAAACATGGAAGGCTGGGATCACTGGAGTTTTGCTTCATGGTCTTGACCATGGACAGAAAGATTTGACTTGGCAGAAGTGGTCATACCAG ATTGGCCTAAAAGGAGAGGCTATGAATTTGGTGTCTCCCAATGGAGTCTCATCTGTTGACTGGGTGAGAGACTCACTAGCTGTCCGAAGCCAGTCACAGTTGAAATGGCACAAG GCTTATTTCAATGCACCTGATGGAGTTGAACCATTGGCCTTGGACCTGAGCAGCATGGGAAAGGGTCAAGTATGGATCAATGGACAAAGCATAGGGAGATATTGGATGGTTTATGCAAAGGGTGCTTGTGGTTCTTGCAACTATGCTGGGACATACCGGCCTGCAAAGTGCCAACTTGGTTGTGGACAACCTACTCAACGATG GTATCACGTGCCAAGATCATGGTTAAAGCCAACAAAGAACTTGATAGTAGTATTTGAGGAATTGGGTGGGAATCCTTGGAAAATAGCTCTAGTAAAAAGGACAATACATACTCCAGCAAACTAG